The Streptomyces venezuelae genomic interval GTGGCTCGGCTACAACGGCATCAACGGCCAGGGCGGCATGGTCCCGGCCCGCGCCGGACTGAGCCAGGTCAACGCGTACTACGACGGTACGAAGACCACGTACGGCCGCAACCAGAACGGCACCAACCAGCTCACCGGCATCGACGTCGTGGCGCACGAGTACGGCCACGAGATCTTCGACCGGACCCCGGGCAGCGCCGGCTCGTCCAACGAGAACGGCGGCATGAACGAGTCGACCGGAGACATCTTCGGCGCGCTCACCGAGCACTACGCCAACAACCCGAACGACACCCCCGACTACACCGTCGGCGAGAAGCTGAACTTCACCGGCAACAACCAGCCGATCCGCAACATGTACAACCCGTCGCTCATCAACAACGACCCCAACTGCTACCCGCAGCTGACCTCCGGCACCGAGGTGCACGCGGCGGCCGGCCCGCAGAACCACTGGTTCTACCTCCTCGCCGAGGGCTCCAACCCGGGCAACGGCAAGCCCAACAGCCCCATATGTTCCGGCGGTCCCTCCTCCGTGACCGGCATCGGCATCCAGAAGGCCGGCAAGATCTTCATGGGCGCGCTGCTCATGAAGACCTCCTCCTGGAACCACCTCGCCGCCCGCAAGGCGACGCTGACCAGCGCCAAGAACACCTACGGCAGCGTCGAGTGCAACGCGGTGAAGGCGGCGTGGAACGCGATCGGCGTCCCGGCCCAGTCCGGTGAGACCGACTGCGGCGGCACCACCAACCCGGACTTCTCGCTCGCCCTGAACCCGGCCACGGGCTCGGTCCAGCCGGGTGCCTCCGTCACCTCGACGGTGAACACCAGCACCACCGGCGGCAGCGCGCAGACCGTCCAGCTCTCCGCGAGCGGCGCCCCGAGCGGCGTCACCGTCTCCTTCAGCCCCTCCTCGGTGACCTCCGGCTCCTCCTCCACGATGACCGTGCAGGTCGCGGCCGGCACGGCCAACGGCACCTACCCGATCACCGTCACCGGTACGGGCTCCGCCACCCACACCGTCACCTACCAGCTGTCGGTCGGCACCACCACCCCGCCCACCGGCTGCGACAACACCGAGTACAGCTACCAGGGCAGCCTGACGTCCGGCCAGGCGGCGGCCCAGCCCGACGGCTCGTACTACTACTCGGCGACCTCCGGCACCCACGTGAGCTGCCTGCGCGGCCCGGCCGGCACCGACTTCGACCTCTACCTGCAGAAGTGGAACGGGTCGGGCTGGGCGGACGTGGCGGTCGGCGGCACGGCGACCGCCGACGAGAACACCAGCTACAACGGCACCGCGGGCTACTACCGGTATGTGGTCCACGCGTACAGCGGCTCCGGCGCGTACACGCTGGGCCTGAGCGCCCCGTAGCGGGGACGGGGCACCGTCACGGGCCGGGGGTCCCGTGACGGACCTCCCCGAGCCGGGCGGCCGTATGTCCCACGGCCGCCCGGCTTCTCCGCGTCTCCGTGTCCCGTCAGCCGACCTCGGCGAGCACGAACCCCTGCTTCTCCGGGCCCGCGTCGGCGATCCGCCCGCCGTCCGGACCCCAGACCCCGGCGGCGCCGCCGCCCACGCCGTCCTCGTTGGGCCCGAGGACATTGGCGAGCACCACGTACAGACCGAAGTCCCGGGCCCGTACCGGATAGACCGTCTCGAACGAGTCGTTGTCGGCGGTGAGCACCGAACTCGCCAGATACACCGTGCAGTTGTCCGCGGCCGCCCGTTCGGCCAGGTCCGGGAAGCGGTTGTCGTAGCACGTGGCCGTCGCGAACCGGATCCCGTCGAGCGTGAACCGCCCGTCGGCCGTGCCCGGCGCGAAGACCTCCTTCTCGATCCCGTACAGGTTCCGCTTGTCGTAGCGGGCGAGGAGCCCGCCGTCGGGCCCGATCACCAGCGTGGTGACCCCGGTCCGCCCGTCGGCCGTCCGCACGGGCCCGTTGACCACGGCCGCCGCCGAGACCTCCCGGCAGGCGTCCCGTACCGGTTCAAGACGCGGGTCGTCCTCGGTGAGGACGAGAGCGGGCGTGTCCCGGATCAGCGAGGGTTCGTACCCGCCGAGGCAGAGCTCGGCGAAGACGACCACCCGGGCGCCCTCGGCCCCGGCGGCCCGGACGAGCCCGGCGATCGTACGGACATTGGCTTCGACGTCCCCGGCGACCGGGGCGAACTGAGTGGCTGCGACGATCATGCCCCCATCATCCCGCCCCCTGCCGGCCGTAATTCGCCGTGCCCGTCCGGCGGACACTCCTAGACTCCGGCGCAGCGGTGCCGCGCGCGGTGCCGCAGGGTGTGGGGCCGTGGCAGAGCACGGTCCATTGCGAATCCGGGCGGAGGAGGTCCCCGACGCCCGGGGCGAGCGGCCGGTCGCCGGACCTGGCGACCGGACCCCGCGGGTTCGAATCCCGTCGGCCCCGCACCCGCGTCCCCCCGTACTTCTACGGCCGCTCCGCGCCCCCGTGCAGCAGGTGCAGGAAGTCCCGGAAGGCGGCCGGCATGTCCACCGCCGAGGGGTCCAGGAGCCACTGGTACTGGAGCCCGTCCATCACCGCCGTCAGGAGCGGCGCCGCCCGCTCCGGGCTCAGCCCGCTCGGCAGCCGGTCGCCGAACTCCAGGCGCAGCACCTGCGCCATGTTGGCCCGCACCTGCGTGTAGCGCTCGGTGAAGAAGGCGCGCGCCGGGTGCTCGTCCGTGATGCTCTCGCCGAGCAGCGCGGAGAAGGTCTGCACGATCCCGGGCCGCATCGCGTTGTACTCGACGAGCGATTCGAGCAGGTCGAGCCGCCAGCCCTCACGGTCCCGGCCGCCGCTCGTGTCCCAGCGGTCGCGCTCCTCCAGGACCGCGATGAGCAGGGCCTCCTTCGTCGGGAAGTAGTGCAGCAGCCCCTGCTGCGTCAGTCCGACGCGCTCGGCGACGGAGCCGAGGGTCGCGCCCCGGTAGCCGCGCTCGGCGATCACTTCGAGGGCGGCGCGCAGGATCTCCGCCCGCCGCTCCTCGCTTCTGGCCCGCACCATCGCCCGTGGCCTCCTCTCGCAGGGTCGTCCCGACAGGAAGGTACCCCTTCGCCCCCCTCCTCAGGTAACAGAATCGTCACGTCACCTACCGATCTACAGGTAGATGGGTGCACGATGGGCGCATCGGGGTCATCGGTACGTCAACGAGGAGGTACGGCCATGGCGGAGAACAGCGCGGAGACCGCGCGGAACGCGGCCGTCGAGGCGGCGCTCGGCAAGCTCGACCTGGACACCAAGACGCGGCTGCTCGGCGGCCAGGACATGTGGTCCCTGCCCGCCCTGCCGGAGATCGGCCTGAAGTCCCTGGTCATGTCCGACGGACCCATCGGCGTCCGCGGCGTCCGCTGGACCGCCGACGACCCGTCCGCCGCCCTGCCGTCCCCGACCGCGCTCGCCGCCGCGTGGGACCCCGGGCTCGCCCGCCGCGCCGGCCGGCTCCTCGCGCAGGAGGCCCGCCGCAAGGGCGTCCACGTCCTCCTCGCGCCCACCGTCAACCTGCACCGCTCGCCCCTCGGCGGCCGCCACTTCGAGGCGTACAGCGAGGACCCGTACCTCACCGGCGAGATCGGCACCGGCTACGTCCAGGGCGTCCAGGACGGCGGCGTCGGCACCACCGTCAAGCACTTCGTCGCCAACGACGCCGAGACCGACCGCTTCACCGTCGACAACAAGGTCGCCGCCCGCCCGCTCCGCGAGCTCTACCTCGCCCCCTTCGAGGCCATCGTCAAGAACGCCCACCCCTGGGGCATCATGACCGCCTACAACCAGGTCAACGGCGTGACGATGACCGAGCACCACCACCTCGTCAACGAGGTCCTGCGCGGCGAATGGGGCTTCGACGGCTGCAACGTCTCCGACTGGATGGCCGCCCGCTCCACCACCGGCGACATCGAGGGCGGCCTCGACGTCGCCATGCCCGGCCCGCAGACCGTCTACGGCGGGGCCCTGGCCGCCGCCGTCCGCGCCGGCGAGGTCGAGGAGTCCGCCGTCGACGCGGCCGTACGCAACGTCCTGCGGCTCGCCGCCCGCGTCGGCGCCCTCGAAGGCGCCCCGGCGGTCGTCACCGAGCACCCCGCCGCCATCGACGGCGACGCCCTCGCCCGCGAGATCGCCCGCCGCGGCTTCGTCCTCGTCCGCAACGAGAACGAAGCCCTGCCCCTCAAGAGCGGCACGGTCGCCCTCTCCGGCGCCGCCGCCCGCGACGCCCGCGTCCTCGGCGGCGGCTCCGCCCAGGTCTTCCCCGACCACGTCGTCTCCCCGCTCGCCGGCCTCACCGCCGCCCTCCCCGACGGCGCGCTCACCTTCACGATCGGCGCCGACCCCAGCGAGGAACTCACCCCCGCCGACCAGGGCTTCACCCTCCGCGCCCGCTGCCGCGACGCCGAGGGCCGGGTCCTCGGCGAGGGCTCCCTGCCCAACGGCCAGGTCCAGTGGATCGGCGACGACCTGCCCGCCGGCGTCACCCACGAGGCCCTCGCCTCCATCGAGGTCCTCGGCACCTTCACCCCGCGCGAGTCCGGCGAGCACTCCTTCGGCACCCGCGGCCTCGGCGCCTTCACCCTCACCATCGGCGGTGTCCCGGTCTTCGACGGCGTCCAGGCGATGGGCCCCGAGACCGACCCCTTCGAGGCCTTCTTCGGCTCCCCGGTCGAGCGCGCCAAGGTCGCGCTCACCGCGGGCGAGACCGTCGAGGTCTCCCTCCTCCACACCCTCGACAAGGAGTTCGCGGCGCCGTTGCCGGCCGTCATGTTCTCCTTCGTCCACCTCGGTCCGCGCCGTGACCCCGACGAACTGATCACCGAAGCCGTCGAGGCGGCCCGCGCCGCCGACACCGCCGTCGTGGTCGTCGCCACCACCGAGCGCGTCGAGTCCGAGGGCTTCGACCGCAAGGACCTCGCCCTCCCCGGCCGCCAGGACGATCTCGTACGGGCCGTCGCCGCCGCCAACCCGAACACCGTCGTCGTCGTCAACGCCGGCTCCCCGGTCGAGATGCCGTGGCGCGAGGACGTGGCCGCGATCCTGCTCAGCTGGTTCCCCGGCCAGGAGGGCGGCGACGCCCTCGCCGACGTCCTCACCGGCGCCGAGGAGCCGGGCGGCCGCCTCCCCACCACCTGGCCCGCCGCCCTCGCCGACGTCCCCGTCACCGAGGTCACGCCCACCGAGGGCGTACTCGACTACAGCGAGGGCGTCTTCATCGGTTACCGCGCCTGGGACAAGGCCGGCGCCGCCCCCGCGTACGCCTTCGGCCACGGCCTCGGCTACACGACCTGGTCGTACGACTCCCTGACCGCCGCCCCCGGGACGGTCACCGTCCGGCTCACCAACACCGGCGACCGCACCGGCCGCGAGGTCGTCCAGATCTATCTGGTGCCCGTGTCGGACACGGTGGAGCGCCCGGCACGCTGGCTCGCCGCCTTCGCGGGCGTCGAGGCCGCGCCCGGCGAGACCGTCGAGACCGAGATCGCGCTGCCCCGCCGCGCCTTCGAGATCTGGGACGAGGAGAAGAACGACTGGGCCTTCGTCCCCGGCGCCTACGAGGTCGTGGCGGCCCACTCCCTCGTGGACGCCCGCCTGACCGCCACCCTGGAGATCTGACCTTCGGACCCCCACGGCGGATCCTCACGACGGATCCCCGCGAACCGGGCCCCGGGACGGAACCTGACAACCGTCCCGGGGCCCTTCACTCCTTCGTGATCCGCCGGTACGCGAGCTCCGCGAGCCGCGCCTGCCCGTCCCGGCTCGGATGGAACCAGTCCCACGGGCTCAACTGCCCGCCGTCGAACCGGAAGCCGAAGACCGCCCCGCCGTCGTACCGGCAGCGCTCGTCCTCGGCGCAGACCTCCTCCAGGACCTTGTTGTACGCCACGACCCGCTCCCGCACCGCCGTCCGCCGCCGCTCCGCCGCCGGACCAAGGTCCTCCGCCTCCGCCAGCATCGAGCCGCAGATCCCCAGCTTCCACACCTTCAGCCCCGCCGGGCTGACCCGCCCCGTGGCCCACAGGTGCTTCAGGTCCGGCACGCTCGACACGTACACCTGCGCCTTCGGTGCGCCGATCCGCAGCCGGGCCAGCGCCGTCTCGAAGGAGAAGCGGAAGTCGGCGACCGGGGTCATGAGTTCCGGCGTCGGCCGGCAGGCGTCGTTGGCGCCCATCATCACCGTCACGAGCTCCGGCTTCTCGGCCGCCGCGCCCGCCATCTGCTCGGGCAGCTCCGCCATCCGCGCCCCCGTCCGCGCCAGGTTCCAGCTGCGCGTGGCCACCCTCTCGGGGCCGAGCAGCCGGAGCGCCAGGCTGTTGACGGCCGTGTCCGTCCCGGTCGCCCAGGACACCTCGGGGCAGTCCGCCAGGACCGCGCAGGCGTCGAAGGCGCGGGTGACGGAGTCGCCGACGGCGGCGACGGAGCCGGGCGAGACGTCCCACAGCGAGTCCGGCGTCGGAGTCGGCGTGGGTGTCCGGGTGGGCGTCCGGGCGGACTCAGGGGCGCGGCTCTCGGCCGGAGCCGCCGCGCCCGGGCTTCCGGTCGTGCAGCCGGAGACCGCCCCCGCGCACAGCAGCGCCGCCGCAGCGGAGACGACGGCGGTACGGATTCTTCGTCGACCACGCATCCCCGGCCCCTCCTTCGGCGTCCTGGTGGGTGAAAGGTTCGTGTTCCCGGGCCCTCGGACCGACCGTACGTCACACCGATGACGGTGCGGCACGGTAGCTTTTCCCCCGTCGAACCAGAGGCGCCTTCGCCGACGGGCTCCGGTAAATTACATCACGTCACATGCTGTCCCCTTTTTGAGGGTTTGCGATGTTTTACTCCGGATGCTGTTAACTGAGGCCGCTGGGAAGGCGAACCTCGTCCCACACTGGAGGTCCCGGTGACGACACGTGGAGTCCTGTACGTACACTCCGCACCGCGCGCGCTGTGCCCGCACGTCGAATGGGCGGTCGCGGGTGTCCTCGGTGCGAGGGTCCAGCTCGACTGGATCCGCCAGCCGGCGTCCCCCGGCACCTGGAGAGCCGAGTTCTCCTGGAAGGGGCAGACCGGCACCGCCTCCAAACTCGCCTCCGCGCTGCGCGGCTGGCAGATGCTCCGCTTCGAGGTGACCGCGGAGCCCTGCCCCACCGCCGAGGGCGAGCGCTACAGCGCCACCCCCGACCTGGGCATCTTCCACGCCGTCACCGGCATGCACGGCGACATCCTGATCCCCGAGGACCGGCTGCGGGCCGCCCTGGCACGCTCCCTCCAGGGCGAGACACAACTGGAGGCCGAGGTCGCCAGACTCCTCGGAAAGCCCTGGGACGACGAACTGGAGCCCTTCCGGTACGCGGGCGAGGGCGCGCCGGTCCGCTGGCTCCACCAAGTCGTCTGAGGGGCTTCACCCGCGCGTTGTAGATTCCGCCCGGGCGCGCAGGGGGCGCGCCGGGTGGGAGAGAAGTGATACCTGAACGCAGAGGGCCCGCCACGGGCACCGTGGCGCTGTCGGGGGCGGCGTTCGGCGCGGCGGCGGTGTTCCTCGGGGCGGGAGTCGTCGCCGGTGAATGGCCGACGGGCTGGGCGGCGGCCGTCTGCGCCCTGGTCCTCGCCGCCGTGGGGACCACCGTCCTCGCGGCAGCGGTCCGTACGGCCGCGACGCGGGACAGCGGCGGCCCGAGCCTCGCCAAGACCGACCCCGACCCCGACACCGGACCGGCCGCCCCGGGCCGTTCCTCGTTCGTCGCCGCCGTCGTCGTCTGGGCCGTCGCCGTCCTCGCCGCCGGCGTCTGGGCGGCCACGTCCGGGGACGAGGACGAAGGGGCCGGGGGCGGGACCGCGAAGGGCGGCCCGTCGGCGTCCGCGCCCACGTCACCCTCCTCCCTCGACGCCGCCCCGGCCGTTCCGTGGACGGTCCCGGCCGTCGGCCAGAAGTACGACCGGGGCGTCGGCTCCTGGGCCCTCGGCTCCACCGTCGCCCAGGGCCGGATCGACGGACTCTTCGCGTACGACGGCGCTGACGGCTCCGTCCGGTGGAGCGTGCCCGCACCCACCCGCGAGGCCCTGTGCGCGATCACCCCGGACACCGAGGAGGGCATCGGGCTCGTCGCGCACGGCCGGCACGAGAAGCCCTGCGCGACCCTGCTCGCCGTCCGGATCTCCGACGGCAAGGTCATGTGGCAGCGGAAGATCGGCGGAAAGGGCCTCGTCAAGGACGCGATCGCCGTCGGCGGCAGCACCGCCGTCACCGCCGAGGACGGAACCGTACGGGCCCGTTCCACCGAGTCCGGCGAGCAGCGCTGGCAGCGGCCGGCGCCCAAGGGGTGCCTGCCCCTGGCGCTCGACGCCGACGCCGCCCGTACCCTCCTCGTCGAGCAGTGCGGCAAGGGCGCGCGGCTCCTCGCCCTCGACACCCGTACCGGCGCCCAGCGGTGGACCCGGGAGCTGCCCGTCGAGTCGTCGGCCACGGCGTCGGTGGTCTCCGTCACCCCGGCGGTCGTCGCGGTCGACGAGGCGGACGCCCGCGGCACCCACGCCTTCCTGGGCTTCGACGACAAAGGAGCCCCGACCGCGTCCGTAGCGCTCTCCGGGCCGGAGGGCGTCCTCTCCGCTCCCGGAGCCGTCGGCGACGGCCGCACCGCCAGGCCCCTCGTGCGCGACGGCCTCCTGATCACCTTCGCCGAACAGAGCTCGATGGTGCCGAACCGAGTTGTCGCGTACTCGCTGAAGGACGGCCGGAAGGCCTGGGCGCACGACAGCGAGGGCCAGACGATGGCACTCGCCGCCGAGCCCGACGGCCGCGTCGCCTTCCTCGGGTCCGACGCGTCGGTCACCGTCCTCGACGCCGCCACGGGCAAGCCGGCCACGGTCCTGAAGCCCGACACGGCCGAGCTCCCGGCGATCTCCATCGAGCCGGAACTGCTCCCCGTCCCCGGCGGCCACGTCGTCCTCAACCGGATCAACATGGGCTCCGAACCGGCGGCCTTCGCCCTGCGCTGACGGCCGACCGGAACACGCCGGAGGCCCGCCCCCGTCGTGGGGAGCGGGCCTCTGCCGTCAGGCGGGGTCAGACCGTGCGGAACGCCAGGACCACGTTGTGGCCGCCGAAGCCGAAGCTGTTGTTGATCGCGGCGATCGTGCCCTGGGGGAGCGCGCGGGGCTCGCCGCGGACGATGTCCGCGTCGACCTCGGGGTCCAGCTCGTCGACGTTGATCGTCGGCGGGGCCAGGCGGTTGTGGAGCGCCAGGACCGTCGCGACGGTCTCGATGCCGCCGGCGCCGCCCAGGAGGTGACCGGTCATCGACTTCGTCGCGGAGATCGCGACGTGGTCGAGGTCGTCGCCCAGGACCTTCCGCAGCGCCTTGATCTCGGCGACGTCACCCTGCGGCGTCGACGTGGCGTGCGCGTTGAGGTGGACGACCTCGGACGGCTTGAGGTCCGTCGAGTCGAGCAGGTTCTGCATCGCGGCGGCGATGCCCCGGCCGGTCGGCTCGGGCTGCGCGATGTGGTGGCTGTCGGCCGACAGGCCCTGGCCGAGGACCTCGCAGTAGATGCGCGCGCCGCGCGCCTTCGCGTGCTCCTCGGACTCCAGGATCACGACGCCCGCGCCCTCGCCGAGGACGAAGCCGTCCCGGCCGGTGTCGTACGGACGCGAGGCCTTCGTCGGCTCCTCGTTGTTCTTGGACATCGCCATCATGTTGGCGAAGGCGGCGATCGGCAGCGGGTGGATCGCGGCCTCGGTACCGCCGGCGATGACCACGTCGGCCCGGCCGGTGCGGATCATCTCGACGGCGTAGCCGATCGCCTCGGCACCCGACGCGCACGCGGAGACCGGGGTGTGGACACCCGCGCGGGCGTTCACCTCCAGACCGACGTTGGCGGAGGGGCTGTTCGGCATGAGCATGGGCACGGTGTGCGGGGAGACGCGGCGTACGCCCTTCTCCTTCAGCACGTCGTACTGGTCGAGCAGCGTGGTGACACCGCCGATGCCGGAGGCGATGACGGAACCGAGCCGCTCGGGCACGATCTTCTCGTCCTCGCCGGCGGGGGCGGTGTAGCCCGCGTCGGCCCAGGCCTCGCGGGCCGCGATCACGGCGAACTGCGCCGAGCGGTCCAGCTTGCGGGCGAGCGGGCGGGGCAGGACGTCACCGGGGTCGACGGCGGCGGCCGCGGCGATCTGGACGGGCAGCTCCGCGAAGCGCTCGCCCTCCAGGGGCTTGACGCCGGAGCGTCCCGCAAGCAGACCTTCCCAGGTCGTTGCGGAGTCGCCACCCAGCGGTGTGGTTGCGCCGATACCGGTGACGACCACGGTGCGATTGGTCGAGCTCACAGGAATTCGTTCTCCATGTGTGTGATGGTCGGAATACGGCGCCACCGCCGGGTGGCGGACCGAGTCAGCAGGGGCCGAATCAGGCCTGGTGCTTCAGGATGTAGCCGGCAGCGTCGCCGACCGTCTTGAGGTTCTTGACGTCCTCGTCCGGGATCTTGACGTCGAAGCGCTCTTCGGCGGCGACGACGACCTCGACCATGGACAGGGAGTCGACGTCCAGGTCGTCGGTGAAGGACTTGTCCAGCTGGACGT includes:
- a CDS encoding M4 family metallopeptidase; its protein translation is MHPSRITAAVAALALSASLATALAGTATAAPQAQPVPPGHGKSLALAAADRAADSGLDELRHGAGEELVRTSVTPWSNGLYYASYERTYRGLPVVGGDAVVVSDSAGKVREVTGAEAPAIKVSTKAKVTAAAALATARKQLASVESASAPELTVLLKGGKAVLTWHTRVVGQTAQNVPSALDTYVDARTGSVAQATDKVRHADGRGYHNGNVTIDTAASSMTDTSRGGFKCGGQNGSAYTGSSPWGNNGANDLVTACVDIMYAAQRESDMLKQWLGYNGINGQGGMVPARAGLSQVNAYYDGTKTTYGRNQNGTNQLTGIDVVAHEYGHEIFDRTPGSAGSSNENGGMNESTGDIFGALTEHYANNPNDTPDYTVGEKLNFTGNNQPIRNMYNPSLINNDPNCYPQLTSGTEVHAAAGPQNHWFYLLAEGSNPGNGKPNSPICSGGPSSVTGIGIQKAGKIFMGALLMKTSSWNHLAARKATLTSAKNTYGSVECNAVKAAWNAIGVPAQSGETDCGGTTNPDFSLALNPATGSVQPGASVTSTVNTSTTGGSAQTVQLSASGAPSGVTVSFSPSSVTSGSSSTMTVQVAAGTANGTYPITVTGTGSATHTVTYQLSVGTTTPPTGCDNTEYSYQGSLTSGQAAAQPDGSYYYSATSGTHVSCLRGPAGTDFDLYLQKWNGSGWADVAVGGTATADENTSYNGTAGYYRYVVHAYSGSGAYTLGLSAP
- a CDS encoding carbon-nitrogen hydrolase family protein encodes the protein MIVAATQFAPVAGDVEANVRTIAGLVRAAGAEGARVVVFAELCLGGYEPSLIRDTPALVLTEDDPRLEPVRDACREVSAAAVVNGPVRTADGRTGVTTLVIGPDGGLLARYDKRNLYGIEKEVFAPGTADGRFTLDGIRFATATCYDNRFPDLAERAAADNCTVYLASSVLTADNDSFETVYPVRARDFGLYVVLANVLGPNEDGVGGGAAGVWGPDGGRIADAGPEKQGFVLAEVG
- a CDS encoding TetR/AcrR family transcriptional regulator, which produces MVRARSEERRAEILRAALEVIAERGYRGATLGSVAERVGLTQQGLLHYFPTKEALLIAVLEERDRWDTSGGRDREGWRLDLLESLVEYNAMRPGIVQTFSALLGESITDEHPARAFFTERYTQVRANMAQVLRLEFGDRLPSGLSPERAAPLLTAVMDGLQYQWLLDPSAVDMPAAFRDFLHLLHGGAERP
- a CDS encoding glycoside hydrolase family 3 protein, with the protein product MAENSAETARNAAVEAALGKLDLDTKTRLLGGQDMWSLPALPEIGLKSLVMSDGPIGVRGVRWTADDPSAALPSPTALAAAWDPGLARRAGRLLAQEARRKGVHVLLAPTVNLHRSPLGGRHFEAYSEDPYLTGEIGTGYVQGVQDGGVGTTVKHFVANDAETDRFTVDNKVAARPLRELYLAPFEAIVKNAHPWGIMTAYNQVNGVTMTEHHHLVNEVLRGEWGFDGCNVSDWMAARSTTGDIEGGLDVAMPGPQTVYGGALAAAVRAGEVEESAVDAAVRNVLRLAARVGALEGAPAVVTEHPAAIDGDALAREIARRGFVLVRNENEALPLKSGTVALSGAAARDARVLGGGSAQVFPDHVVSPLAGLTAALPDGALTFTIGADPSEELTPADQGFTLRARCRDAEGRVLGEGSLPNGQVQWIGDDLPAGVTHEALASIEVLGTFTPRESGEHSFGTRGLGAFTLTIGGVPVFDGVQAMGPETDPFEAFFGSPVERAKVALTAGETVEVSLLHTLDKEFAAPLPAVMFSFVHLGPRRDPDELITEAVEAARAADTAVVVVATTERVESEGFDRKDLALPGRQDDLVRAVAAANPNTVVVVNAGSPVEMPWREDVAAILLSWFPGQEGGDALADVLTGAEEPGGRLPTTWPAALADVPVTEVTPTEGVLDYSEGVFIGYRAWDKAGAAPAYAFGHGLGYTTWSYDSLTAAPGTVTVRLTNTGDRTGREVVQIYLVPVSDTVERPARWLAAFAGVEAAPGETVETEIALPRRAFEIWDEEKNDWAFVPGAYEVVAAHSLVDARLTATLEI
- a CDS encoding SGNH/GDSL hydrolase family protein produces the protein MRGRRRIRTAVVSAAAALLCAGAVSGCTTGSPGAAAPAESRAPESARTPTRTPTPTPTPDSLWDVSPGSVAAVGDSVTRAFDACAVLADCPEVSWATGTDTAVNSLALRLLGPERVATRSWNLARTGARMAELPEQMAGAAAEKPELVTVMMGANDACRPTPELMTPVADFRFSFETALARLRIGAPKAQVYVSSVPDLKHLWATGRVSPAGLKVWKLGICGSMLAEAEDLGPAAERRRTAVRERVVAYNKVLEEVCAEDERCRYDGGAVFGFRFDGGQLSPWDWFHPSRDGQARLAELAYRRITKE
- a CDS encoding DUF3145 domain-containing protein, which codes for MTTRGVLYVHSAPRALCPHVEWAVAGVLGARVQLDWIRQPASPGTWRAEFSWKGQTGTASKLASALRGWQMLRFEVTAEPCPTAEGERYSATPDLGIFHAVTGMHGDILIPEDRLRAALARSLQGETQLEAEVARLLGKPWDDELEPFRYAGEGAPVRWLHQVV
- a CDS encoding PQQ-binding-like beta-propeller repeat protein — translated: MIPERRGPATGTVALSGAAFGAAAVFLGAGVVAGEWPTGWAAAVCALVLAAVGTTVLAAAVRTAATRDSGGPSLAKTDPDPDTGPAAPGRSSFVAAVVVWAVAVLAAGVWAATSGDEDEGAGGGTAKGGPSASAPTSPSSLDAAPAVPWTVPAVGQKYDRGVGSWALGSTVAQGRIDGLFAYDGADGSVRWSVPAPTREALCAITPDTEEGIGLVAHGRHEKPCATLLAVRISDGKVMWQRKIGGKGLVKDAIAVGGSTAVTAEDGTVRARSTESGEQRWQRPAPKGCLPLALDADAARTLLVEQCGKGARLLALDTRTGAQRWTRELPVESSATASVVSVTPAVVAVDEADARGTHAFLGFDDKGAPTASVALSGPEGVLSAPGAVGDGRTARPLVRDGLLITFAEQSSMVPNRVVAYSLKDGRKAWAHDSEGQTMALAAEPDGRVAFLGSDASVTVLDAATGKPATVLKPDTAELPAISIEPELLPVPGGHVVLNRINMGSEPAAFALR
- the fabF gene encoding beta-ketoacyl-ACP synthase II translates to MSSTNRTVVVTGIGATTPLGGDSATTWEGLLAGRSGVKPLEGERFAELPVQIAAAAAVDPGDVLPRPLARKLDRSAQFAVIAAREAWADAGYTAPAGEDEKIVPERLGSVIASGIGGVTTLLDQYDVLKEKGVRRVSPHTVPMLMPNSPSANVGLEVNARAGVHTPVSACASGAEAIGYAVEMIRTGRADVVIAGGTEAAIHPLPIAAFANMMAMSKNNEEPTKASRPYDTGRDGFVLGEGAGVVILESEEHAKARGARIYCEVLGQGLSADSHHIAQPEPTGRGIAAAMQNLLDSTDLKPSEVVHLNAHATSTPQGDVAEIKALRKVLGDDLDHVAISATKSMTGHLLGGAGGIETVATVLALHNRLAPPTINVDELDPEVDADIVRGEPRALPQGTIAAINNSFGFGGHNVVLAFRTV
- a CDS encoding acyl carrier protein; its protein translation is MAHTQEQIVEGLAEIVNEIAGIPVEDVQLDKSFTDDLDVDSLSMVEVVVAAEERFDVKIPDEDVKNLKTVGDAAGYILKHQA